The following coding sequences are from one Epilithonimonas vandammei window:
- a CDS encoding thymidylate synthase — translation MQNYLDLLQHILDNGTDKTDRTGTGTRSVFGYQLRYDLSKGFPLVTTKKVHLKSIIYELLWFIKGDTNIKYLKDNGVSIWDEWADENGDLGPVYGAQWRSWSGADGKVVDQLSEVIEQIKKNPDSRRLIVSAWNAAEIPNMALAPCHALFQFYVADGKLSLQLYQRSADVFLGVPFNIASYALLLMMVAQVTGLEVGDYVHTFGDVHIYNNHFEQVNKQLSRETRPLPTMKLNPEIKDIFDFDFEDFTLENYDPHPGIKAPVAI, via the coding sequence ATGCAAAACTACCTAGATTTACTTCAGCATATTTTAGATAACGGAACCGACAAAACCGACAGAACAGGAACTGGAACACGAAGCGTTTTTGGCTACCAATTACGTTACGATTTATCGAAAGGTTTTCCTTTGGTAACGACAAAAAAGGTTCATTTGAAATCTATTATTTACGAATTGCTTTGGTTTATCAAAGGAGATACGAATATCAAATATCTGAAAGATAACGGTGTTTCAATTTGGGACGAATGGGCCGATGAAAATGGAGACTTAGGTCCTGTTTATGGCGCCCAATGGAGAAGCTGGAGCGGAGCCGACGGAAAAGTGGTTGACCAACTTTCCGAAGTGATTGAACAAATCAAAAAAAATCCGGATTCCCGTAGATTAATAGTTTCAGCCTGGAACGCTGCAGAAATCCCAAATATGGCTTTGGCTCCTTGTCACGCTTTGTTTCAGTTTTATGTAGCTGATGGAAAATTGTCGCTTCAATTGTATCAGAGAAGTGCAGATGTTTTCTTGGGAGTTCCTTTCAATATTGCGAGTTATGCTCTTTTATTGATGATGGTTGCGCAGGTTACAGGATTGGAAGTTGGCGATTATGTTCACACTTTTGGTGATGTTCATATTTATAATAATCATTTTGAGCAAGTCAACAAACAGCTTTCAAGAGAAACAAGACCTTTACCGACTATGAAACTGAATCCAGAAATCAAAGATATTTTTGATTTTGATTTTGAAGATTTTACGTTGGAAAATTATGATCCGCATCCGGGAATTAAAGCGCCTGTGGCGATATGA
- a CDS encoding TolC family protein, with amino-acid sequence MDKTTASLNYQQQKNNKLPTIYGSSSLGLTNGSSIDPITSSFVNQNVLSNSFGLSGNMTIYQGNKLNLQIEQNKMILDQSSLYQKQAENSIVLNVLNAYLQALYYYEGIESAKYTASSSAQELKLTQTKFKNGAISKLDLADVETQDAQNQYSVVNSENLYNQQVLKLKQLLELDPSVDFQIEKIKLTDLMESIPDKQQVFAQAIENLPDLKIYDSQNEILAKALEITKAGYKPTLSATAGLNTGFTSTQDYSYLNQIKNNFNKSVGLSLNIPIFSKKQNDTNVKLAQIDIEQNKLDKISASKTLYSSIETAWQNAIANQAQQKSSKVARDNAKLAYDLASKKYEFGGLTTTELAVSRNTYLTNEQTYLQSKYMAVLYTQLLNFYQGKTLTAN; translated from the coding sequence TTGGACAAGACAACTGCTTCCCTGAATTACCAACAGCAGAAAAATAACAAACTTCCGACAATCTACGGTTCTTCATCGCTTGGTTTGACGAATGGTTCCAGTATCGACCCGATTACGAGTTCATTTGTGAATCAGAATGTTTTATCAAATAGTTTTGGGTTGAGTGGAAATATGACGATTTATCAAGGAAATAAATTGAATCTTCAAATCGAACAGAATAAAATGATTCTTGACCAGTCTTCACTATATCAGAAACAAGCTGAAAACAGTATCGTTTTGAATGTTTTGAATGCTTACTTACAAGCTTTATATTATTATGAAGGAATCGAAAGTGCAAAATATACGGCAAGTTCTTCCGCTCAGGAATTGAAACTGACTCAGACCAAATTTAAAAACGGAGCCATTTCAAAATTGGATTTGGCAGATGTTGAAACTCAGGATGCGCAGAATCAATACTCGGTTGTGAACAGCGAAAATCTTTACAATCAACAGGTTTTGAAACTGAAACAATTATTGGAACTTGACCCAAGTGTTGATTTTCAAATTGAAAAGATAAAACTGACCGATTTAATGGAATCAATTCCTGATAAACAACAAGTTTTTGCTCAAGCGATAGAAAATCTTCCTGATTTGAAAATTTATGATTCTCAAAATGAGATTCTTGCAAAAGCACTTGAAATCACAAAAGCAGGTTACAAACCGACACTTTCTGCAACTGCCGGCTTGAACACAGGTTTTACGAGCACTCAGGATTATAGTTATTTGAATCAAATCAAGAATAATTTCAACAAATCAGTTGGTTTATCTCTGAACATTCCGATTTTCTCGAAAAAGCAGAATGATACGAATGTGAAATTAGCTCAAATCGATATCGAACAAAATAAACTCGATAAAATCAGTGCAAGCAAGACTTTGTATTCATCCATTGAAACAGCTTGGCAGAATGCAATTGCTAATCAAGCTCAGCAAAAATCTTCGAAAGTGGCAAGAGACAATGCAAAACTCGCTTATGATTTGGCAAGTAAAAAATATGAATTCGGAGGTTTGACAACTACGGAATTGGCTGTAAGCAGAAACACTTATTTGACGAATGAGCAAACGTATCTTCAGTCAAAATATATGGCAGTTTTGTACACTCAGTTACTGAATTTTTATCAAGGGAAAACACTAACTGCTAATTAA